In a genomic window of Pseudomonas oryzihabitans:
- a CDS encoding PA2169 family four-helix-bundle protein encodes MTDTTETLNDLIEIARDGKNFYEHALTEVKSPELKALFTEIAQSKAEIISALSSQVSAAGEKPAEQGTFAGSFRKYYTDVKTSFASKEREEVTYVSELEEQEDRLLHALERAVNEHATPDAQASLRSQLEKARATHDRMRDLKHRMQAAH; translated from the coding sequence ATGACCGACACGACCGAAACCCTCAACGATCTGATCGAGATCGCCCGTGATGGCAAGAATTTCTACGAGCACGCCCTCACCGAAGTGAAGAGCCCCGAGCTGAAGGCGCTGTTCACCGAAATCGCCCAGAGCAAGGCTGAAATCATCAGCGCGCTGAGCAGCCAGGTATCGGCTGCGGGCGAAAAGCCAGCCGAGCAAGGCACCTTCGCCGGCAGCTTCCGCAAGTACTACACCGACGTCAAAACCTCCTTCGCCAGCAAGGAGCGAGAAGAGGTTACCTACGTCAGCGAATTGGAAGAGCAGGAAGACCGCCTGCTGCACGCGCTGGAGCGTGCCGTGAACGAACACGCCACGCCGGATGCCCAGGCCAGCCTGCGCAGCCAGCTGGAAAAGGCCCGTGCGACCCATGATCGCATGCGTGACCTGAAGCACCGTATGCAGGCCGCCCACTAA
- the folK gene encoding 2-amino-4-hydroxy-6-hydroxymethyldihydropteridine diphosphokinase, protein MMERVYLGLGSNLAEPRRQLDAALEALAGLPESRLVAVSAFYASDPLGPPDQPRYVNAVAALDTALAPLDLLDATQAIEQQQGRVRKDERWGPRTLDIDILLFGERLIDEPRLQVPHYHLHARAFVLYPLADLAPGLRLPDGRQLSDLLSACPFEGLERLVPSLPTR, encoded by the coding sequence ATGATGGAGCGGGTCTATCTCGGACTGGGCAGCAACCTGGCCGAGCCCCGGCGCCAATTGGACGCTGCCCTGGAGGCCCTGGCCGGGCTGCCTGAGAGTCGCCTGGTGGCGGTGTCGGCCTTCTATGCCAGCGATCCGCTGGGACCGCCCGACCAGCCGCGCTACGTCAATGCCGTGGCGGCCCTGGATACCGCCCTCGCCCCACTGGACCTGCTCGACGCCACCCAGGCCATCGAGCAGCAGCAGGGCCGGGTGCGCAAGGACGAGCGCTGGGGGCCACGCACCCTGGACATCGATATCCTGCTGTTCGGCGAGCGGCTGATCGACGAGCCCCGTCTGCAGGTGCCGCATTACCACCTGCACGCCCGCGCCTTCGTGCTCTATCCGCTGGCCGATCTCGCGCCCGGATTGCGCCTGCCCGACGGCCGCCAGTTGTCCGACCTGCTATCCGCCTGCCCTTTCGAAGGCCTGGAGCGGCTGGTACCGTCGTTACCCACCCGGTAA
- a CDS encoding bifunctional diguanylate cyclase/phosphodiesterase, giving the protein MRLPSPARIALIYLILSALWVIGSDALLQALVGESASHYPWQTLKGLGFVSLVALALYDLMRRQLKHREDIIEALQAQRATQDFVQRLTNTGDWQLLPDGRLLCSERALVMLRQPNTGKPLEVATIASCAWADDRDHVRSMLERLQHMQGPLNFSAHFDDGAGSWRWLNWQSDFDEAGITRGALVDITSHKLAEQALQDSQRRYRELVQHLPLVVFASDPRGRWRFLNPAWENLTGQSATQSLNQPLDQAFHPQDGAKLRKLVADFAAGQRLHWSGVVRLRLSVESHRWMQMELRAGLDGEIQGTLTDIHHDYQAQQLQQARSDVLDDLLTGLPLAEIQQGIAQRLERIYPEMRVALLLDDQGEHLRVAAAPSLPPAFQAALESVPRQRHDQGCCTAVTTRAPVFTVDVELDPAWQPLLHAALAAGIRGAWALPLLDEQQRAVGALGIYYGEARLPEPETQALITEFTRLAVLAIRQQRVVQAQRASEARYRGIFEQAYTGIMLSDLDGRWLSANHHFCQMLGYSQPELLQRDAAAVTHPDERALSAALRRQLVDSGQDRYTLEKRYLHRNGQPVWANVTTRLIRDDQGVPLYFISTAQDITLRKQQEESLRQAAAMFQNSRDGLLLLDERRWILAVNPAFARLLGTQEATLLGQRLGLPSGGRQDQRFYRELWRTVRRDGRWEGELLWPRVDGNTFPAWTTIDTLYPQDRRQYTVTVSDTSRLRESEARLSHLAHHDPLTDLPNRLLARTHLEHALALAEPQEYLVAVLILDFDHFRTVNEGHGHALGDELLVEFSARLRALLSEDITLARIGGDEYLIIVERIDRPEFAAQIAQAMLAKLEQPFHLADHDIYLSASIGISLYPDDGTSADELIRNADTAMHQAKDQGRDTFRFYTQALTEQSRRRLNLESRLRTALKRGDFVLHYQPLMSVSTAQAIGVEALVRWQDPELGLIPPNEFIPLAEETGLIVPLGDWIIETACQQMHNWLALGLELHTLAINISPRQFAKRDLASTISRALARSRLPAEHLELEITEGTLMSNVEEALMSLATLKTLGVRIAVDDFGTGYSSLAYLRRFPLDKLKIDQSFMHELRSDSGTHSSQAIAAAIVALGQGLDLDVLAEGVETTEQWDILRKLGCQQCQGFLFSTPLPPPEFEAWYADRQRERA; this is encoded by the coding sequence ATGCGGCTTCCCTCCCCTGCGCGCATTGCCCTGATATATCTGATACTGAGCGCCCTCTGGGTGATCGGCAGTGATGCGCTGTTGCAGGCGCTGGTTGGCGAGTCCGCCAGCCACTATCCCTGGCAGACCCTCAAGGGACTGGGCTTTGTCAGCCTGGTGGCGCTGGCGCTGTATGACCTGATGCGTCGGCAGCTCAAACACCGCGAAGACATCATCGAAGCCCTGCAGGCGCAACGCGCGACCCAGGATTTCGTCCAGCGGCTGACCAACACCGGTGACTGGCAATTGCTGCCCGATGGTCGCCTGCTCTGTTCCGAGCGCGCCTTGGTGATGCTGCGCCAGCCCAACACCGGCAAGCCGCTGGAAGTCGCCACCATCGCTTCTTGCGCCTGGGCCGACGATCGCGACCATGTGCGCAGCATGCTCGAACGCCTGCAGCACATGCAGGGGCCGCTGAATTTCTCGGCCCATTTCGACGACGGCGCGGGCAGCTGGCGCTGGCTCAACTGGCAGAGCGATTTCGACGAAGCCGGCATCACCCGCGGCGCGCTGGTCGACATCACCAGCCACAAGCTCGCCGAGCAGGCCCTGCAGGACAGCCAGCGGCGTTATCGCGAGCTGGTCCAGCATCTGCCGCTGGTGGTGTTCGCCAGCGATCCGCGGGGCCGCTGGCGCTTTCTCAATCCGGCCTGGGAAAATCTGACCGGGCAATCCGCGACCCAGTCGCTCAACCAGCCGCTGGATCAGGCCTTCCATCCGCAGGACGGCGCCAAGCTCCGAAAGCTGGTGGCGGATTTCGCCGCCGGTCAGCGGCTGCACTGGAGTGGCGTGGTCCGCTTGCGGCTGTCGGTGGAAAGTCATCGCTGGATGCAGATGGAGTTGCGCGCCGGTCTGGATGGCGAGATCCAGGGCACCTTGACCGACATCCATCACGACTACCAGGCGCAACAGCTGCAGCAGGCCCGCAGTGACGTGCTCGATGACCTGCTCACCGGCCTGCCGCTGGCGGAAATCCAGCAGGGCATCGCCCAGCGGCTGGAGCGGATCTATCCCGAGATGCGCGTGGCCCTGCTGCTGGACGACCAAGGCGAGCATCTACGCGTAGCGGCCGCTCCCAGTCTGCCGCCGGCCTTCCAGGCCGCCTTGGAAAGCGTGCCCCGCCAGCGTCACGACCAGGGCTGCTGTACCGCGGTCACCACCCGGGCGCCGGTGTTTACCGTCGATGTCGAACTGGACCCGGCCTGGCAACCGCTGCTACACGCCGCCCTCGCGGCCGGTATCCGCGGTGCCTGGGCCCTGCCCCTGCTGGATGAACAGCAGCGCGCCGTCGGCGCCCTGGGGATCTACTACGGCGAGGCACGCCTGCCCGAACCCGAGACCCAGGCGCTGATCACCGAATTCACCCGCCTGGCGGTGCTGGCCATCCGGCAACAGCGCGTCGTCCAGGCCCAGCGCGCCAGTGAGGCACGCTATCGGGGCATCTTCGAGCAGGCCTACACCGGCATCATGCTCAGCGATCTGGATGGGCGCTGGCTCAGCGCCAACCATCACTTCTGCCAGATGCTTGGCTACTCGCAACCTGAACTGCTGCAGCGCGATGCGGCGGCGGTCACCCATCCGGACGAACGCGCCCTGAGCGCTGCCCTCAGGCGGCAACTGGTCGACAGTGGTCAGGATCGTTACACCCTGGAAAAACGCTATCTGCACCGCAACGGCCAGCCGGTCTGGGCCAATGTCACCACCCGCCTGATTCGCGACGACCAGGGCGTCCCGCTGTATTTCATCAGCACTGCCCAGGACATCACCCTGCGCAAGCAACAGGAAGAAAGCCTGCGCCAGGCCGCGGCCATGTTCCAGAACAGCCGCGATGGCCTGCTGTTGCTGGACGAGCGCCGCTGGATCCTGGCGGTGAATCCGGCCTTCGCCCGGCTGCTGGGTACCCAGGAAGCCACCCTGCTCGGCCAGCGTCTGGGGCTGCCCAGCGGCGGGCGGCAGGATCAGCGTTTCTATCGCGAGCTGTGGCGCACGGTCCGTCGCGACGGGCGCTGGGAAGGCGAATTGCTGTGGCCGCGGGTCGATGGCAACACCTTCCCCGCCTGGACCACCATCGACACCCTCTACCCGCAGGATCGCCGCCAGTACACCGTGACGGTCAGCGACACCTCTCGCCTGCGGGAAAGCGAAGCGCGCCTGAGCCACCTGGCCCACCATGATCCCCTTACCGACCTGCCCAACCGGCTGTTGGCCCGTACCCACCTTGAGCATGCCCTGGCGCTGGCCGAACCCCAGGAATACCTGGTGGCGGTGCTGATCCTCGATTTCGACCATTTCCGCACCGTCAACGAAGGCCATGGCCATGCGCTGGGCGACGAGTTGCTGGTGGAGTTTTCCGCCCGCCTGCGAGCCCTGCTCAGCGAGGACATCACCCTGGCGCGCATCGGCGGTGACGAGTACCTGATCATCGTCGAGCGCATCGACCGCCCGGAATTCGCCGCCCAGATCGCCCAGGCGATGCTCGCCAAGCTCGAACAACCCTTTCACCTCGCTGACCATGACATCTATCTCAGCGCCAGCATCGGCATCAGCCTCTATCCCGACGATGGCACCAGCGCCGATGAACTCATCCGCAATGCCGACACGGCCATGCACCAGGCCAAGGACCAGGGGCGCGATACGTTCCGCTTCTACACCCAGGCGCTCACCGAGCAATCGCGGCGGCGCCTGAATCTCGAATCGCGGCTGCGCACAGCGCTCAAGCGTGGTGACTTCGTGCTGCACTACCAGCCGCTGATGAGCGTGAGCACGGCGCAGGCGATCGGCGTGGAAGCCCTGGTCCGCTGGCAGGACCCGGAACTGGGCCTGATCCCACCCAATGAATTCATTCCCCTGGCCGAGGAAACCGGGCTGATCGTGCCCCTGGGCGATTGGATCATCGAGACGGCCTGCCAACAGATGCACAACTGGCTCGCCCTCGGACTGGAACTCCATACCCTGGCCATCAACATTTCGCCGCGGCAATTCGCCAAGCGCGACCTGGCCAGCACCATCTCCCGCGCCCTGGCCCGCAGCCGGTTGCCGGCCGAACACCTGGAGCTGGAGATTACCGAAGGCACCCTGATGAGCAATGTCGAAGAGGCGCTGATGTCCCTGGCCACCCTCAAGACACTGGGCGTGCGCATCGCGGTGGACGACTTCGGTACCGGCTATTCGTCGCTGGCCTACCTGCGCCGCTTTCCGCTGGACAAGCTCAAGATCGACCAGAGCTTCATGCACGAATTGCGCAGTGATAGCGGGACCCACAGCAGCCAGGCAATCGCCGCGGCCATCGTCGCCCTGGGCCAGGGCCTGGATCTGGACGTCCTCGCCGAAGGGGTGGAAACCACCGAGCAGTGGGACATCCTGCGCAAGCTGGGCTGCCAACAATGCCAGGGTTTCCTGTTCAGTACCCCGCTGCCGCCACCGGAGTTCGAGGCCTGGTACGCCGACCGGCAGCGCGAACGCGCCTAG
- a CDS encoding BON domain-containing protein, whose product MKKTFGTFALAAVTASVLSLPLAGGAFAATSQNMTLAANNSVDKTEEAVSDTWITSKVKASFLADEHIKGTAIKVETNKGVVSLSGTVATEAQRDLAIKEAKAIKGVKAVSADALKAAQ is encoded by the coding sequence ATGAAAAAGACTTTCGGTACCTTTGCCCTCGCTGCCGTCACCGCTTCCGTACTGAGCCTGCCGCTGGCCGGCGGCGCCTTCGCGGCCACCAGCCAGAATATGACCCTGGCGGCCAACAACTCCGTGGACAAGACCGAAGAAGCCGTGTCCGACACCTGGATCACCAGCAAGGTGAAGGCGTCCTTCCTGGCTGACGAACACATCAAGGGCACCGCCATCAAGGTCGAGACCAACAAGGGCGTCGTTTCCCTGTCCGGCACCGTGGCCACCGAGGCCCAGCGCGACCTGGCCATCAAAGAGGCCAAGGCTATCAAGGGCGTCAAGGCTGTCTCGGCCGATGCTCTGAAAGCGGCTCAGTAA
- the pgi gene encoding glucose-6-phosphate isomerase codes for MEYYQQPLDVTQLASWKALQDHRKAMQNFRMRDAFAADPQRFKHFSLSSSGLFLDYSKNLITEQTRELLVNLAREAGLEGAIRTLFDGAYVNSSEHRPALHTALRRPVGDSVQIDGQDIMPEVHRVLNQMTELVSRIHNGLWRGYTEKPITDVVNIGIGGSFLGPQLVSEALVPFTQRGVRCHYLANIDGSEFREVTSKLAADTTLFIVSSKSFGTLETLKNAQAARAWCLAQGCPEPELHKHFIAVSSNVKVAVEFGIAEENIFPMWDWVGGRYSLWSAIGLPIALAIGMSNFKDLLAGAYAMDQHFTSAPFEENMPVLLGLLGVWYGNFWGATSHAILPYDHHLRNFVKHLQQLDMESNGKSVRQDGSPVSLETGPVIWGGVGCNGQHAYHQLLHQGTQLIPGDFIVPVVSHNPVADHQQWLYANCLSQSQALMLGKTREEAEIELREKGLGEAEIAKLAPHKVIPGNRPSNTLVLERISPRRLGALVALYEHKVFVQSVIWGINCFDQWGVELGKELGKDVYQHIIGRAEGKADDGSTQGLIDYFRGRHRG; via the coding sequence ATGGAGTACTATCAACAGCCTCTCGATGTGACCCAGCTCGCCTCCTGGAAAGCGCTGCAGGATCACCGCAAGGCCATGCAGAACTTCCGCATGCGCGATGCCTTCGCCGCCGATCCGCAGCGTTTCAAGCATTTCTCCCTGAGCAGCAGTGGTCTGTTCCTCGACTACTCCAAGAACCTCATCACCGAGCAGACCCGCGAGCTGCTGGTCAACCTGGCCCGTGAAGCGGGTCTCGAAGGGGCCATCCGCACCCTGTTCGACGGCGCCTACGTCAACTCGTCCGAACACCGCCCGGCCCTGCACACCGCGCTGCGCCGTCCGGTGGGCGACAGCGTCCAGATCGATGGCCAGGACATCATGCCCGAGGTGCACCGGGTCCTGAACCAGATGACCGAGCTGGTCAGCCGCATCCACAACGGCCTCTGGCGCGGCTACACCGAGAAGCCCATCACCGACGTGGTGAACATCGGCATCGGTGGCTCCTTCCTCGGCCCGCAACTGGTGTCCGAGGCGCTGGTGCCCTTCACCCAGCGCGGCGTGCGTTGCCACTACCTGGCCAACATCGACGGCAGCGAATTCCGCGAGGTGACCTCCAAGCTGGCCGCCGATACCACCCTGTTCATCGTCTCCTCCAAGTCCTTCGGCACCCTGGAGACCCTGAAGAACGCCCAGGCCGCTCGCGCCTGGTGCCTGGCCCAGGGCTGCCCGGAGCCGGAGCTGCACAAGCACTTCATCGCCGTCTCCAGCAACGTGAAGGTGGCGGTGGAATTCGGCATCGCCGAAGAGAACATCTTCCCGATGTGGGATTGGGTCGGCGGGCGATATTCGCTGTGGTCGGCCATCGGCCTGCCCATCGCCCTGGCCATCGGCATGTCCAACTTCAAGGACCTGCTGGCCGGCGCCTACGCCATGGACCAGCATTTCACCAGCGCGCCCTTCGAAGAGAACATGCCGGTGCTGCTGGGCCTGCTCGGGGTCTGGTACGGCAACTTCTGGGGCGCCACCAGCCACGCCATCCTGCCCTACGACCACCACCTGCGTAACTTCGTGAAGCACCTGCAGCAGCTGGACATGGAGTCCAACGGCAAGAGCGTGCGCCAGGACGGCTCGCCGGTGAGCCTGGAGACCGGCCCGGTGATCTGGGGCGGCGTCGGCTGCAACGGCCAGCACGCCTACCACCAGTTGCTCCACCAGGGCACCCAGCTGATCCCCGGCGACTTCATCGTCCCGGTGGTGAGCCATAACCCGGTGGCTGATCACCAGCAGTGGCTCTATGCCAACTGCCTGTCGCAGAGCCAGGCGCTGATGCTGGGCAAGACCCGCGAAGAAGCCGAGATCGAGCTGCGCGAGAAGGGCCTGGGCGAAGCCGAGATCGCCAAGCTGGCGCCGCACAAGGTGATCCCGGGCAACCGCCCGAGCAACACCCTGGTGCTGGAGCGTATCTCGCCGCGGCGCCTGGGTGCGCTGGTGGCCCTGTACGAGCACAAGGTGTTCGTACAGAGCGTCATCTGGGGCATCAACTGCTTCGACCAGTGGGGTGTCGAGCTGGGCAAGGAGCTGGGCAAGGACGTCTACCAGCACATCATCGGTCGTGCCGAAGGCAAGGCGGACGATGGTTCCACCCAGGGTCTGATTGATTACTTCCGCGGTCGCCACCGCGGCTAA
- the acs gene encoding acetate--CoA ligase, giving the protein MSQRYPVPESLGARAHLDEARYRELYQRSVEQPERFWSEQASALLDWFRTWDEVHSGDMRQGRTRWFSGGQLNVAYNCIDRHLGARGDQTAILWEGDDPADSQAISYRQLHEQVCRLANVLKTRGVKKGDRVCLYLPMIPEAAYAMLACARIGAVHSVVFGGFSPEALRDRILDADCQVVITADEGVRGGKHIPLKANVDKALAKCPEVHTVLLVEHTGAAVARVEGRDLSYAQAVADVTADCPAEPMDAEDPLFILYTSGSTGKPKGVLHTTGGYLLGATLSFKYLFDYHEGQVFWCTADVGWVTGHSYIVYGPLANGATTLMFEGVPSYPDASRLWQVVDKHQVNIFYTAPTALRALMREGDTPVQRTSRQSLRLLGSVGEPINPEAWEWYHRVVGEGRCPIVDTWWQTETGSILIAPPPGALALKPGSATLPFFGVQPVLLDEQGREIEGPGSGVLAIKASWPSQIRTVYGDHQRLIDTYFSAYPGYYFTGDGARRDEDGYYWITGRVDDVLNVSGHRIGTAEVESVLTEHPDVAEAAVVGCPHEVKGQAVYAFVTTKGGVTPSDELKAQLRQQVADQIGSFAKPEFLQWAPALPKTRSGKIMRRILRKIACDELDSLGDTSTLADPSVVDSLIEARLNRATKS; this is encoded by the coding sequence ATGAGCCAACGCTACCCCGTGCCCGAGAGCCTGGGCGCCCGTGCCCATCTCGACGAAGCCCGTTATCGCGAACTCTACCAGCGCTCGGTGGAGCAGCCGGAGCGCTTCTGGAGCGAGCAGGCCAGTGCCCTGCTCGACTGGTTCCGCACCTGGGACGAGGTCCACAGCGGCGATATGCGCCAGGGCCGCACCCGCTGGTTCAGCGGCGGCCAGCTCAACGTCGCCTACAACTGCATCGATCGCCACCTGGGCGCGCGTGGCGACCAGACCGCCATCCTCTGGGAAGGCGACGATCCCGCCGACAGCCAGGCCATCAGCTACCGCCAGCTGCACGAACAGGTCTGCCGGCTGGCCAATGTGCTCAAGACGCGCGGGGTGAAAAAAGGCGACCGGGTCTGCCTCTATCTGCCGATGATTCCCGAAGCGGCCTACGCCATGCTGGCCTGCGCGCGGATCGGCGCGGTGCACTCGGTGGTATTCGGTGGCTTCTCGCCCGAGGCCTTGCGTGACCGTATCCTCGACGCCGATTGCCAGGTAGTGATCACCGCCGACGAGGGCGTACGCGGCGGCAAGCACATCCCGCTCAAGGCCAACGTCGACAAGGCGCTGGCCAAGTGCCCGGAGGTCCATACGGTGCTGCTGGTGGAGCACACCGGCGCCGCGGTAGCCCGGGTGGAGGGGCGCGATCTCTCCTACGCCCAGGCGGTGGCTGACGTGACCGCCGACTGCCCGGCGGAACCCATGGACGCCGAGGATCCGCTGTTCATCCTCTATACCTCGGGTTCCACCGGCAAACCCAAGGGGGTGCTGCACACCACCGGCGGCTATCTGCTGGGCGCCACCCTGAGCTTCAAGTACCTGTTCGACTACCACGAGGGCCAGGTCTTCTGGTGCACCGCCGATGTCGGCTGGGTGACCGGGCACAGCTACATCGTCTACGGCCCGCTGGCCAACGGCGCCACCACCCTGATGTTCGAGGGGGTACCGAGCTATCCCGATGCCAGTCGTCTGTGGCAGGTGGTGGACAAGCACCAGGTCAACATCTTCTACACCGCCCCGACCGCCCTGCGCGCCCTGATGCGTGAAGGTGATACGCCGGTGCAGCGTACCTCGCGGCAGAGTCTGCGGCTGCTGGGCAGCGTCGGCGAGCCGATCAACCCGGAGGCCTGGGAGTGGTATCACCGGGTGGTGGGTGAAGGGCGCTGCCCCATCGTCGACACCTGGTGGCAGACCGAGACCGGCAGCATCCTCATCGCCCCGCCACCCGGCGCCCTGGCGCTAAAACCGGGCTCGGCCACCCTGCCCTTCTTCGGCGTGCAGCCGGTGCTGCTGGACGAACAGGGCCGGGAGATCGAGGGTCCCGGCAGCGGCGTGCTGGCGATCAAGGCCAGCTGGCCCAGCCAGATCCGTACCGTGTACGGCGATCACCAGCGGCTGATCGATACCTACTTCAGCGCCTATCCAGGCTATTACTTCACCGGTGACGGTGCCCGGCGGGACGAGGACGGCTACTACTGGATCACCGGGCGGGTGGACGACGTACTCAACGTCTCCGGCCACCGAATCGGCACCGCCGAGGTGGAAAGCGTGCTCACCGAGCACCCGGACGTGGCCGAGGCGGCGGTGGTGGGTTGCCCCCATGAGGTCAAGGGCCAGGCGGTCTATGCCTTCGTCACCACCAAGGGCGGAGTGACCCCGAGCGATGAACTCAAGGCACAACTGCGCCAACAGGTAGCCGACCAGATCGGCAGTTTCGCCAAGCCGGAATTCCTGCAGTGGGCGCCGGCGCTGCCCAAGACCCGCTCGGGCAAGATCATGAGACGCATCCTGCGCAAGATCGCCTGCGACGAGCTGGACAGCCTGGGCGATACCTCGACCCTGGCCGACCCCTCGGTGGTCGACAGTCTGATCGAGGCACGCCTCAACCGCGCGACCAAAAGCTGA
- the panC gene encoding pantoate--beta-alanine ligase produces the protein MKTVHTVRELRAAVAAARRQGLRIGLVPTMGNLHAGHIALVDTARRHADFVVASIFVNPLQFGPSEDLDKYPRTLAEDSRQLNEAHCDLLFAPAVTEMYPHGMDGLTRVNVPLVSEGLCGARRPGHFEGVATVVTKLFQMAQPDVAVFGEKDYQQLAVIRKLVQDLDMPIEIVAQPTVRATDGLALSSRNGYLDDSQRASAPCLYSLLKRLADQLGAGAAIEPTLAAGVAELQALGLKVDYLELRRQFSLQTAGAEDRDLVLLVAAYLGQTRLIDNLSFRRKHRV, from the coding sequence ATGAAGACGGTGCATACCGTACGTGAACTACGTGCCGCCGTGGCCGCTGCACGCCGCCAAGGTCTGCGCATCGGCCTGGTGCCCACCATGGGCAATCTCCACGCCGGCCACATCGCCCTGGTGGACACCGCCCGGCGCCACGCCGATTTCGTGGTGGCGAGCATCTTCGTCAACCCGCTGCAATTCGGCCCGAGCGAGGATCTGGATAAGTATCCGCGCACCCTCGCGGAAGACAGCCGCCAGCTCAACGAGGCCCATTGCGATCTGCTCTTCGCCCCCGCGGTAACGGAGATGTATCCGCACGGCATGGACGGCCTGACCCGGGTGAACGTACCCCTGGTGTCCGAGGGCCTGTGCGGCGCGCGGCGTCCGGGCCATTTCGAGGGCGTGGCGACGGTGGTCACCAAGCTGTTCCAGATGGCACAACCGGACGTGGCGGTCTTCGGCGAGAAGGACTATCAGCAACTGGCGGTGATCCGCAAGCTGGTCCAGGACCTGGACATGCCCATCGAGATCGTCGCCCAGCCCACGGTGCGGGCGACCGACGGCCTGGCGCTGTCGTCGCGCAATGGCTATCTCGATGACAGCCAGAGGGCCAGCGCGCCCTGCCTGTACAGCCTGTTGAAACGCCTGGCCGACCAGCTCGGCGCGGGTGCCGCGATCGAGCCGACCCTGGCCGCCGGTGTCGCCGAATTGCAAGCTCTTGGGCTTAAAGTCGACTATCTGGAACTGCGCCGGCAGTTTAGTCTGCAAACCGCCGGCGCGGAGGACCGCGACCTGGTCCTGCTGGTGGCCGCCTATCTCGGCCAGACCCGCCTGATCGACAATCTGAGCTTTCGCCGCAAGCACCGAGTGTGA
- the panB gene encoding 3-methyl-2-oxobutanoate hydroxymethyltransferase gives MPDISLTTLQGLKQRGEKIAMLTAYDATFAQAASQAGVEMLLIGDSLGMVLQGHDSTLPVTLDDMVYHTACVKRGQAGAFIVADLSFMTYATLEQTLTSAGRLMQAGAQMVKLEGDGWLAEPIRRLAANGVPVCAHLGLTPQSVNVFGGFKVQGRDPVRAQQLRDAAKELEDAGAAMLLLECVPSALAEEITRAARVPVIGIGAGAATDGQVLVLHDMLGLALRGRTPRFVRNFMAGQDSIQAALAAYVAAVKDGSFPAPEHGFSA, from the coding sequence ATGCCTGATATCAGCCTCACGACCCTTCAGGGCCTCAAGCAACGTGGCGAGAAGATCGCCATGCTGACGGCCTACGATGCCACCTTCGCCCAGGCCGCCAGCCAGGCCGGCGTCGAGATGCTGCTCATCGGCGATTCGCTGGGCATGGTGTTGCAGGGCCACGACAGCACCCTGCCGGTGACCCTCGACGACATGGTCTACCACACCGCCTGCGTCAAGCGCGGCCAGGCCGGGGCCTTCATCGTCGCCGACCTCTCGTTCATGACCTACGCCACCCTGGAGCAGACCCTGACCAGCGCCGGCCGCCTGATGCAGGCGGGCGCGCAGATGGTCAAGCTCGAGGGCGATGGCTGGCTGGCCGAGCCGATCCGCCGTCTGGCGGCCAATGGTGTACCGGTCTGCGCCCACCTGGGCCTGACGCCCCAGTCGGTCAACGTCTTCGGCGGCTTCAAGGTGCAGGGGCGCGATCCGGTACGCGCCCAGCAACTGCGTGACGCGGCCAAGGAACTGGAAGACGCGGGCGCCGCCATGCTGCTGCTCGAATGCGTACCCTCGGCGCTGGCCGAAGAAATCACCCGCGCCGCCCGTGTGCCGGTGATCGGCATCGGCGCCGGTGCCGCCACCGACGGCCAGGTGCTGGTGCTGCACGACATGCTCGGCCTGGCGCTACGTGGTCGCACGCCCAGGTTCGTGCGCAATTTCATGGCCGGCCAGGACAGCATCCAGGCTGCCCTCGCGGCCTACGTGGCCGCCGTCAAGGACGGCAGCTTCCCCGCTCCCGAACACGGATTTTCCGCATGA